From Anastrepha obliqua isolate idAnaObli1 chromosome 3, idAnaObli1_1.0, whole genome shotgun sequence:
CTTGCGCTTGCAGCTCCTCATTTTGCTCTTCCAAAGCTAAAGcagttacaaaatatttattatttacaaaagCTTCCGAGGTCCGCATATTGATTTCAACATACCTTTATTCTTTTGCCGCATCTCTTCCAACTCCTGATGCAGTTCCTCCAGTCTTATTGTCTCCGGTGAGGTGGTCGGTAGCGCTGGACCCGTTTCAGCGCGCAACCGTTCCAATTCTTTACTCAATTCCAACATCAGCTCTTCGGCCGCCTTCTTTTCCCCTTCGTATCTGCGTTCACGTTGCGTCGCCTCATCGAGATCCTGTTGCAGAGCGACAATTTGATCGCGCGccaattcatatttttcttctGTGCGATGCAGATCGTTGGCTTGTTTGTCGCATAGTACACGCAGACGTTGCGCATCTTCGCGCAATGTATTGGCTTCTAGTTCAatagttttgatttttatttggcAATTTTCATTTTGGAGTGCCGCTTCACGTTCAACGCGTGCCAGTAGTTCGCGATAGCGTTTCTGTTCCTCGGCCAGACGTTCTTCGGCGCGTAGCTCGGACTAGGTGAAGTAATGAGTAAATTAAttgttggaaataaaattgacaCATAAAAGGACATAAATGTGAGCCGCCTAACTCTTGATTCAGTAGCAGACGGCCGCAGATTTCTGTTATAACGGCAAGGCAGAGCAGTTTTCTGCCAAATATGATGAGGGTACCGGCACGCAGCGACATGTTAAGCACAGAGGGAACAGAATAGTTTACAAGAAACAGCACTTCCGTTCTACTTTCAGTAGCTAGTAAATGGTTGACTATATGGCTCGCCAGCTCATTGCAAGAGAAATTTCTCTCAAAGACGCAGACTCAAGCTGCACATAATTCGGTATCTGCAATAAAACCATGTGAATATAATGGGACTTGAGTTCCTCGCAAGAGCTCTTCAGGCTGTGCAGAAAATAATTACCCACAGATATGTGCTTATACGTCACATCATTATCGGAAGGCATGTTGAGAGCTGCCAATGACGATTTCTGCAGAAGCAGCAGGAAAGCAGAAGAGTTAGAACTCAAAAGCACTCCATACACCTCGCTCTCTGATAGGGTAATTCATAGGCTCAAAGTTTTTATGAGGTTCTAAGTGATGTTGGTTTGAATAAGTGTTGAGAACTTGAACAGCAAGATATCATAATGAATCCAATTTTAAGTCCGGGTGTGTCAGTAAAGCCGACCTAGAAATACAGCTGCATGAAAAGAACTGAACCCAGCTATCTATGACCAAACTGAATACAAGACAATATTTTGTGAGTATCGGACTATTCCGCATTCTTCAATGCTTCATTTCCTCCACAATCGCCTGCAAAGGCCATGGGAGGAGTGAATTCTATCGATGGCGTAAAGACTCCATACGCCCCCTGAACGCAGGAGCCTGTTGGGTCAATTGATATAAACGCGACTCCACCTCGAAGATATGGCACgcttgatgatgtttctgacattttgatttacacctatcgacaaaaaaaaactagaaaaccaACTATCTGTTTTCCCTAAAGTTTGTCTAGAAAGAAAGTTTTTCATACTATACTCTTTATGAGACCTATGCTATTTTGGCGATTATGCTGCTCGAAAATCTTTAAGATAAGGATACTTAATCACTGGTACTAGAACTTTTGACTTCTACGCTTAGTCCATTGCACAAATTTTCGCAAGTGTggctataattttatatttaaattttatgaagaaattgCCGGCTTTTTGCTCGGCAACAATTGTGTCTATGTCTATTGGAACAATGAGTATCGAGAGCAGTAGAAACTGCAAGAAATACTGCAACAAGTAGAAGAATATACAATGCCCCTCAATTTAAATCTCGAAGGTTAACAATGAAGGCAAGTGTGATATCGAAAGAGATTTGCTCGAGATTTTTTTAGTTTGCGAAGAGTGCCGATAAGACACTGAATAGCGGATTCACTGGTTAAGTCAAGCCATTTGAGTGGTTACAAACACTCCACCCTTGAAAGTATTAAACAGATTAGGGCAAGATACAAGTTAGATCAAGTGAAGAAGATGGACAAGATTTCCCTTTCAATCCTTTTTGAACTCGACCAAACGCTTATTAAGAAGGCGTTCGATAACTAATCACCTACTCAAATTTACGCTTTAACTCACTTTCTAAAACACATCTCTTTCTTTCTGATCCGATCCTGGCGAAATAGCTCGTTTACTGGGTCAACTGTTAGAAAATATCGACGATGACGATGACGACCAATTGAGTAGGTTTATTGGGTCATAGTGCACTGCGATCTCTGATGTGTTCTATTGTGCTTGTTCGCGAGCCTATCATTGAAGACTTCTAATGAATATGAATTCGGcaaccgtagctgaatgggttggtgcccaAGTTCGAATCTCCGCTTATGAattaccaaatgatagaaaaagttgtttctaataacgCTCGTCGATCAGTAAGCAATGgggaacctccgagtgtatttttgccatgaaaaagctgctcataagaaaccatctgccatttggggtcggcttaaaactgtttgtatatatgtatgtataatgagTTTGAGCACTTTTTAGAGTACTTTGATCCACATTGCCAATAGACGCAGAGTCACACCACCAAGGTGAGTGTGTCTTCGTTTTATCAGAACTACACATTCACAGAGGATGTACTCTTGTGTTTCTTCGCCCAGGTCACGGAAACGGTAGACACTTTTTTCCACTAATCCTAGTCTTCTGAAATGATAATGAAGACTAAGTATCAAGTGCGAGCTCGTAAGACCTTTTTATTCAGGGTTAAGAGTTTATTTGACATTCCTCCAAAAGGAAGTATAAATTGTTGAGCCTGCTTCTGTCTTAGAATTTCCAGCCAGTGTCACATGAATGCCGTGTTTTCCCATTTGTTAACTATTTCCTTTACGTGGGGTTTGGTAAACCCGCAGAAGGGTTCTGGTCAATGGAATTTTGATATAGCATTGAAGCCTGTCTCTTCGTTACGATCATAACGCCTGGTGTAAAATCTTTCAAACCGGGCAGCAAGATTTGCGCTGTTACAGTGAGATGCAATATTTTCCCCATTCAAGTTCAAGTTGCTCTGGAAGAGTTTGTCTTTGTGTGCGAAATGGGTGTTGGTGCAAAATTTGTGGATTCGATTCCAAGCTGCTGGATATAAAATATGATAACTGAAGTATTTTAATAACGACATAACTTCGCTCTAAGAAACACTCGGCCTATGGTAAATCAAGCTTTATAAGACTATAACTTTTAGCCCAAAATTTCTGAGTCAATTTGCTTATACCTACTTTTAAGTATTTGTAAGTAATTTTTTCTTCCAAAGAATATCAATTAATTCCTTACTCACCTCCCTGTACTGCTCCTCGAGCATATGATAGCGTGTCTGTAGCACAGCATATTCCGTCTTTGTGCGCGTTGTGCGATCCTCGGCGATATTCTGTGTGTCGGCCAAGTCGGTGACTTGACGCTGCAGCAGTTCCAGctgaaaagagagagagagagagagagagatggtGAGTATGAGTGTGAGTACACGAGTATAAGCATTAATGTAATGTTGATAAGAGAAGAGCGGCAAATGTTGTTGGGCAGCCAACTGATAAGCGGCAAGCAACTTAAATATTAAACGAGTATTATAATGGCTATCATTTGCGTGTTGGCGCGTCTCGCAGGGCAAATGTCAAACTCataaattcttaatattttttttgtggatttttctttaatttcaattagTGGCAATACTAACACAATCGCTCTTTAGTAAACGCAAATCGCCGAGTAGATCATCAATTAGCAACACATCCGCCATTGGAGTTTTAAAATGCatttgttaaagtttttatttcttttttcttatagGCTTTTGACACAATTGACTAGTTTTTGGAAAATcgtatttttccttaaatttttttaatacagaattttaaactgttttaagtgcatgtgtgtgtgtgcgatttGCTAGTTGGCACGCATTCAAATTCTAATTCAAATTCACTTTACAATTTATGATTCACCATCGCAAAAATGATATGAATTGGGTCGCTGCCCCCGTTACACTGCTGCTTGAATGTAGATAAacatttcttaataaatttgttttttttactaaaaatttaaaattatatttatttacacacgTCTTATGCGCAGTCACACTCATCAACAACTGAACTTTGCTGCACACTCAGATCGGTGTAAAACAGTTGCTGTTAATTGTTTACGCTTTTAGGGAGGTGCCGATGAGCGACTGGTGGTAACGACTTTTCACGCCCGCATTGGTGTTAATAGCAGATGCGGCGGCGGCATTCAATGTTCAATGTTTAGAGTTGACTAGTATTCAGCGTTGGTGTATCCCAGCCCCGCTTTTGCCTATAAACGACTAAGAGCTAATTTTTCCTACACTTACAACTTTGTCAAGAAATGCAAAGTTATTTAGTAAGTTGCTCATATTCtactaataattgtttttttttttttgaggtatttttttaatttcccctTCATTCATATTTAACCCCTTCCTTGTACGGTCGTCACTCATTTATTAtcgtacaatatatacatacacacatacatacttgcatgcTCGTGTACAAATAAACTGTATTCACACTCTGACTTGTCCAGTAGAGAAGTCATTGCCGGTTAACAGGCGTGAAATGCTTTGCGAATTCTTGTTTACAAACCATGCGCGCGACCAGCAACAATCTGACAAGCAACATGTCTTATCTaatttgtgtatatgtaaatggatgtatgtatgaatatttacaatatataaaacaacTGTTGGCCGATCACACGCGGGCAAGTGTGCCAAAGAAGAGGAAATGCAGTGTGAGCGGCAAGAGAGGGATGGGAGAAATTAATATGGAAACATTCTAGTTGTGATGCtggtatttaatataataaatcataCAAGTTCCTCATTGGCTATAATAACACCAGTAGTACCATAAACTGATCTATTTGTCAGCAAATTAattgattttggttttttagatATGCAATTTTAATACCCATacatagggttttccaaacagaggtgttattttgatattcaaaaaaaatactattttttaatataaatgatcggatgtttatttcattataaagaggaaggtatgccgttgatagtggaaaataacatcaggcaaatgaccaccacgaccacgcttacaagacaatatccttttcatgaaattttccataaccgaattgcaaagtggctgccctatatcctcgatagcctcacgaattccatctttgaggtcttgaatcgaccctgggctgttggcttAGACCTtgtctttcacgtggcccctaAGAAAAacgtcacaaggtgttaaatcatacGATCTccgtggccaattgtgatcacctcttcggtaaataacacggtccggaaacttttcccgtaaaaggttaatagtttcgttgcttgtgtgacagGTAGCCCCGTCTAAACGTTGTtgagatcaataccatccaattccgccgataaaaaatcgttaatcatctctcaatagcgcaatccattcactaataacacttgttattggaaaaccctttacaaagtggcacaaaattaatcatccaattgtgtgtttgaataacttttttactaaataaaaaaagaataaaaataaaacgattttgagtgatggaaatctttattttgacctttatgcactccattatttgtatgtttgtatactgcacaCTTTCACAATTTATAAATCCTCCGttgggtgactaattttgcgccaccttgctcaaatatatatacatatatatatacatatccatTAACTACaacgtttttaaaaataaaatggaacacatttcgctcaaaatatttaaatggaaatgtttACGAGAATAGTATCATAAAAACTGatttgcaataataataaattttattcaatcaaATTATTCTTATTGAACTCAAAAGAATTTGCTAATTGAAAAACCGAAATTCTAAACATCCTCATATtcatagttatttatttatctttcacTTTTTAGCACATCATTTAtacataaatttacttttttgaatGAATTCTGATACatttagttaaattaaaattctgcGCAGAATTTGTCTATATATTCATTGAACCCATTGTTAGCAAAATATAGATTCGCCAAATTCTTtttcgcacatacacacacacacaacaattttgaaaacacaaaaatatatatttctcagCTCAAATATCTACTATAGTTTGAGAATTTTCGAAAACACTTTATTCCGGCGCGCGCGTTTCCAACAACGCTAGAGACACACATTTGACTGAGGCGGGCCGACGTCAATG
This genomic window contains:
- the LOC129240178 gene encoding rab11 family-interacting protein 3 isoform X5 — encoded protein: MLNADEDSELELLQRQVTDLADTQNIAEDRTTRTKTEYAVLQTRYHMLEEQYRESELRAEERLAEEQKRYRELLARVEREAALQNENCQIKIKTIELEANTLREDAQRLRVLCDKQANDLHRTEEKYELARDQIVALQQDLDEATQRERRYEGEKKAAEELMLELSKELERLRAETGPALPTTSPETIRLEELHQELEEMRQKNKALEEQNEELQAQVLTRGVEEGRNLLNGTLNSLAQELEEMSQAQDSVDSATLASLSQLQQAFQEKEDENTRLKHYIDTILLNIVENYPQLLEVKPVAK
- the LOC129240178 gene encoding rab11 family-interacting protein 3 isoform X6, with translation MLELLQRQVTDLADTQNIAEDRTTRTKTEYAVLQTRYHMLEEQYRESELRAEERLAEEQKRYRELLARVEREAALQNENCQIKIKTIELEANTLREDAQRLRVLCDKQANDLHRTEEKYELARDQIVALQQDLDEATQRERRYEGEKKAAEELMLELSKELERLRAETGPALPTTSPETIRLEELHQELEEMRQKNKALEEQNEELQAQVLTRGVEEGRNLLNGTLNSLAQELEEMSQAQDSVDSATLASLSQLQQAFQEKEDENTRLKHYIDTILLNIVENYPQLLEVKPVAK
- the LOC129240178 gene encoding rab11 family-interacting protein 3 isoform X3 — its product is MHFKTPMADVLLIDDLLGDLRLLKSDCLELLQRQVTDLADTQNIAEDRTTRTKTEYAVLQTRYHMLEEQYRESELRAEERLAEEQKRYRELLARVEREAALQNENCQIKIKTIELEANTLREDAQRLRVLCDKQANDLHRTEEKYELARDQIVALQQDLDEATQRERRYEGEKKAAEELMLELSKELERLRAETGPALPTTSPETIRLEELHQELEEMRQKNKALEEQNEELQAQVLTRGVEEGRNLLNGTLNSLAQELEEMSQAQDSVDSATLASLSQLQQAFQEKEDENTRLKHYIDTILLNIVENYPQLLEVKPVAK
- the LOC129240178 gene encoding rab11 family-interacting protein 3 isoform X4, whose protein sequence is MHFKTPMADVLLIDDLLGDLRLLKSDCLELLQRQVTDLADTQNIAEDRTTRTKTEYAVLQTRYHMLEEQYRESELRAEERLAEEQKRYRELLARVEREAALQNENCQIKIKTIELEANTLREDAQRLRVLCDKQANDLHRTEEKYELARDQIVALQQDLDEATQRERRYEGEKKAAEELMLELSKELERLRAETGPALPTTSPETIRLEELHQELEEMRQKNKALEEQNEELQAQVLTRGVEEGRNLLNGTLNSLAQELEEMSQAQLQQAFQEKEDENTRLKHYIDTILLNIVENYPQLLEVKPVAK